A single window of uncultured Sunxiuqinia sp. DNA harbors:
- the bglX gene encoding beta-glucosidase BglX yields MKYLLTIVAFIACYGCQTSTNKTKMESFVDGLMDEMTIQEKIGQLNLITPGGGIPTGASVSTNVEEKIKLGKVGGIFGVSGPAKVRQTQKLAVEESRLGIPLIVGSDVIHGYKTTFPIPLGLSCSWDMNLIEKTARIAAIEATADGIFWNFSPMVDIARDPRWGRVAEGAGEDPYLGSQVAKAMVRGYQGKDLTSENTMMATVKHFALYGASEGGRDYNTTDMSRIRMFNEYLPPYQAAIEAGAGCVMSSFNDVDGLPATGNKWLLTDLLRDRWGFDGFVVSDYTSVNEIVAHGVGDLQAVSALALKAGLDMDMVGEGFLTTLEKSLEEGRITEEDINQACRRVLEAKYKLGLFDDPYRYMDASRPDKEILTDDNRKIAREVAAHSFVLLKNDKQVLPLEKSGSIALIGPLADDKNNMLGTWAPTGDPKYAVPVLEGLKNIAGERIKIRYAKGANISNDREFANKVNAFGPRIQIDERSPQAMLDEALSVAEKSDVIVAVIGEATEMSGESSSRTDISLPDSQKELVQALAKTGKPLVLVLMSGRPLVILEENELASAILLTWHPGVEAGNAIADVLFGDYNPSGKLTASFPRNVGQIPIYYAYKNTGRPASGETFKKFLSYYLDAPNSPLFPFGYGLSYTSFKYENLKLNKDVISMDESITVSVDLSNTGDLGGEEVVQLYVRDQVASVTRPVKELKAFEKVQLKENETKTIEFELTADDLSFYNFKLERVTEPGKFQIFVGGDSNAYLKADFTLVE; encoded by the coding sequence ATGAAATACTTATTAACTATAGTCGCATTTATAGCATGCTACGGGTGTCAAACATCAACAAATAAAACGAAGATGGAGTCTTTCGTCGATGGTTTGATGGATGAAATGACCATTCAGGAAAAAATTGGCCAACTAAATTTGATAACTCCGGGAGGTGGAATTCCTACCGGTGCTTCAGTTAGTACCAATGTAGAGGAAAAGATAAAGTTGGGTAAGGTTGGAGGTATCTTTGGTGTTTCCGGGCCGGCAAAAGTTCGTCAAACTCAAAAGCTGGCAGTTGAAGAGAGCCGCTTGGGAATTCCTCTTATAGTGGGATCAGATGTTATTCACGGTTACAAAACCACTTTCCCAATTCCGTTAGGCTTGTCTTGTAGTTGGGATATGAATTTGATCGAAAAAACGGCTCGCATAGCAGCTATTGAAGCCACTGCTGATGGAATTTTCTGGAACTTTTCTCCCATGGTTGATATTGCGCGTGATCCACGCTGGGGACGAGTTGCCGAAGGGGCTGGCGAAGATCCATATTTGGGGTCGCAAGTTGCAAAAGCAATGGTTCGTGGTTACCAGGGAAAGGATCTTACCAGTGAGAATACAATGATGGCCACAGTGAAGCATTTTGCTTTGTATGGTGCGTCAGAGGGCGGAAGAGATTATAACACTACCGATATGAGCCGAATCCGAATGTTTAACGAATATTTGCCCCCTTATCAAGCAGCTATTGAGGCGGGTGCTGGCTGTGTCATGTCTTCTTTTAATGATGTTGATGGTCTTCCTGCAACTGGTAATAAGTGGCTGCTGACAGATCTCTTGCGAGATCGTTGGGGGTTTGATGGATTTGTTGTGTCGGATTATACATCTGTAAATGAGATTGTTGCTCATGGAGTGGGAGATCTGCAGGCAGTTTCGGCTCTGGCTTTAAAGGCCGGATTAGATATGGATATGGTTGGAGAAGGGTTTTTAACCACACTGGAAAAATCACTGGAAGAAGGGAGAATCACCGAGGAGGATATCAATCAGGCTTGTCGTCGGGTATTGGAGGCCAAGTATAAATTGGGATTGTTTGATGATCCTTATCGCTATATGGATGCTTCCCGGCCAGACAAGGAAATACTAACAGATGACAATCGGAAGATAGCTCGTGAAGTTGCAGCCCACTCATTTGTTTTATTGAAAAACGATAAGCAGGTACTTCCTCTGGAAAAGTCAGGAAGCATTGCCTTGATTGGTCCTTTGGCAGACGATAAAAATAACATGTTGGGCACCTGGGCACCCACCGGAGATCCCAAATATGCGGTCCCTGTTTTAGAGGGACTGAAAAATATCGCAGGAGAAAGAATCAAAATTCGATATGCAAAGGGAGCAAATATTTCTAACGACCGTGAATTTGCAAATAAGGTAAATGCTTTTGGCCCTCGTATTCAAATTGATGAGCGTTCGCCGCAAGCAATGTTGGATGAAGCGCTTTCTGTGGCTGAAAAATCAGATGTTATTGTTGCCGTAATCGGAGAGGCTACTGAGATGAGCGGTGAATCATCAAGCCGAACCGACATCTCCTTGCCGGATAGTCAGAAAGAGTTGGTACAAGCATTGGCGAAAACCGGAAAACCGTTGGTGTTGGTTTTGATGAGTGGTCGTCCTTTGGTTATTCTTGAAGAAAATGAATTGGCATCGGCTATTTTACTAACCTGGCATCCGGGAGTTGAAGCAGGAAACGCCATTGCTGATGTGTTGTTTGGGGACTACAATCCATCGGGAAAACTAACTGCTTCATTTCCCCGTAATGTCGGTCAGATTCCTATTTATTATGCCTATAAAAATACGGGACGACCAGCTTCAGGAGAAACTTTTAAGAAGTTTTTATCTTATTATCTGGATGCTCCCAATTCTCCTCTGTTTCCTTTTGGTTACGGCTTAAGTTATACCAGTTTTAAATATGAAAATCTAAAGCTCAATAAGGATGTGATAAGCATGGATGAATCAATCACTGTCTCAGTTGATTTGAGCAACACCGGAGATCTCGGTGGAGAGGAAGTTGTCCAACTTTATGTGCGTGACCAAGTGGCTTCTGTGACTCGTCCTGTAAAAGAGTTGAAAGCTTTTGAAAAGGTACAGCTAAAAGAAAACGAAACTAAAACAATTGAGTTTGAGCTAACCGCTGACGATTTATCATTTTATAACTTCAAACTCGAACGAGTGACAGAACCTGGAAAGTTTCAAATTTTTGTAGGTGGGGACTCTAATGCTTACCTTAAGGCGGATTTTACTTTGGTTGAGTAA
- a CDS encoding sulfatase-like hydrolase/transferase → MALGILCSFAACSPSLDATEPKRPNIDRIAKEGMLFTNACVSNSICAPSRATILTGKHTHIHSKIDNNFPFDTTNITFPQILQNAGYQTAMFGKLHFGNNPKGFDEFKILQGQGDYYNPEFITNNGDTTIMGYVTDVITDLTLDWMGNRRQKDKPFLLMYLHKPPHREWMPASRHFKEFTQKTFPEPETLFDDYKGRGAAAKTAEMNLLKHMTFSSDNKLYPDVPVT, encoded by the coding sequence ATGGCGCTGGGAATATTATGTTCGTTTGCCGCCTGTTCTCCTTCGCTGGATGCCACAGAGCCGAAGCGTCCGAATATTGATCGAATTGCAAAGGAAGGAATGTTGTTTACAAATGCCTGTGTTTCAAACTCCATTTGTGCGCCATCAAGGGCAACTATTTTAACCGGCAAGCATACGCACATTCACAGTAAAATAGACAATAATTTTCCGTTTGATACGACTAATATCACTTTCCCCCAGATTTTACAGAATGCAGGATACCAAACAGCCATGTTTGGGAAGTTGCATTTTGGTAATAACCCAAAAGGATTTGACGAATTCAAAATTCTTCAGGGACAAGGTGATTATTATAATCCTGAATTTATTACGAATAATGGAGATACAACCATTATGGGATATGTTACGGATGTGATAACGGATCTCACCTTGGATTGGATGGGTAACAGACGACAGAAAGATAAACCTTTTCTGTTAATGTACCTGCACAAACCTCCTCATCGGGAATGGATGCCGGCATCTAGGCATTTTAAAGAATTTACCCAAAAGACTTTTCCTGAACCTGAAACACTTTTTGATGATTATAAAGGACGAGGAGCAGCTGCAAAAACAGCCGAGATGAACCTACTTAAACACATGACTTTTTCTTCGGATAATAAATTATATCCTGACGTGCCAGTGACATAG
- a CDS encoding sulfatase/phosphatase domain-containing protein: MSDWSQRVFKKNYSRFTPEQQAQWDSIYRPISEAFVESYPTMNDQDLMRWKYQRYMQDYFGCIAAVDENVGRVLDYLDENGFAENTILVYTSDQGFYLGEHGWFDKRFIYDESFKTPLLIRWPEKVAAGTRCNEMVQNLDFAQTILGAAHVETPKDMQGESFIPLLTGDTAQWTRDAVYYHYYEYPGFHMVKRHYGVVTKEYKLAHFYYDVDEWELYDRLKDLCELNSVYNDPEYADIVAEMKMKLTELRKKYKDSDDLDQYFIEKYRSKGLIR, encoded by the coding sequence GTGTCTGATTGGAGCCAACGGGTATTTAAGAAAAACTACTCTCGGTTTACGCCGGAACAACAAGCTCAGTGGGATTCCATTTATCGACCTATCAGCGAAGCTTTCGTAGAATCCTATCCTACTATGAATGATCAAGACCTTATGCGGTGGAAATATCAGCGATACATGCAGGATTATTTTGGATGCATTGCGGCAGTAGACGAAAATGTAGGGCGGGTGTTGGATTATCTGGATGAAAATGGGTTTGCTGAAAATACAATTCTCGTTTACACTTCAGATCAAGGCTTTTATCTGGGAGAACATGGCTGGTTTGATAAGCGTTTTATTTACGATGAATCGTTTAAAACACCATTATTGATTCGGTGGCCGGAGAAAGTCGCAGCAGGTACAAGATGTAACGAGATGGTTCAAAACCTGGATTTTGCTCAAACCATTTTGGGTGCTGCCCATGTTGAGACACCAAAAGATATGCAGGGAGAAAGTTTTATACCCTTATTAACCGGAGATACTGCTCAATGGACACGAGATGCCGTATATTATCACTACTATGAATATCCCGGGTTTCATATGGTCAAGCGTCACTATGGTGTCGTGACCAAGGAATACAAACTGGCTCATTTTTATTACGACGTTGATGAATGGGAATTATATGATCGTCTGAAAGACCTCTGTGAATTGAATAGTGTTTATAATGATCCTGAATATGCAGATATTGTAGCCGAAATGAAAATGAAGTTGACTGAACTGAGAAAAAAGTATAAAGATTCTGACGATCTCGATCAATATTTCATCGAAAAGTATAGGTCGAAAGGACTAATTAGGTAG
- a CDS encoding HU family DNA-binding protein, with protein MNKAQLIDAIAEKADLTKADAKKALDAFVESTTDALKNGDRVALIGFGSFSVATRSARTGRNPQSGAPIEIPEKKVVKFKPGAELGDAV; from the coding sequence ATGAACAAAGCTCAATTAATTGACGCAATTGCTGAAAAAGCTGATCTAACTAAAGCGGATGCTAAAAAAGCCTTGGATGCTTTTGTAGAATCTACTACTGACGCCTTAAAAAATGGAGATCGTGTTGCATTGATCGGATTTGGATCTTTCTCTGTAGCTACTCGTAGTGCCAGAACTGGAAGAAATCCTCAATCAGGTGCTCCAATCGAGATTCCTGAAAAGAAAGTTGTAAAATTCAAGCCAGGTGCTGAATTAGGTGATGCCGTGTAA
- a CDS encoding DUF4252 domain-containing protein, giving the protein MKKLLVLIICLIPLLGMAQKSPVDKLFEKYANKKGMTTVNISGALLGLASQMDKNSPEGNLLADLDGVRILAVDDDDLNKSLDFYKELENDGFFIDHDYQVLMEVTEEDEVVRFFGRDVGGGKFSELLLVVGGDDNALISIRGLIAPENIGKLTGALNIKY; this is encoded by the coding sequence ATGAAAAAGCTACTAGTTTTAATAATTTGCCTAATCCCACTATTGGGAATGGCACAGAAAAGCCCCGTTGACAAATTGTTTGAAAAGTACGCCAATAAGAAAGGAATGACTACCGTTAACATTAGTGGTGCCCTACTTGGGTTGGCAAGCCAAATGGATAAAAACTCGCCCGAAGGAAATCTTTTGGCAGATTTAGATGGCGTCAGGATTTTAGCAGTCGATGATGATGACCTCAATAAGTCACTGGATTTCTACAAAGAACTTGAAAATGATGGTTTTTTTATAGATCATGATTACCAGGTTTTAATGGAAGTAACAGAAGAAGACGAAGTTGTCCGTTTTTTTGGTCGCGATGTGGGAGGCGGCAAGTTCTCTGAACTACTTCTTGTAGTTGGAGGTGACGACAATGCTTTGATTAGTATTAGAGGACTGATTGCCCCTGAAAACATCGGTAAGCTTACAGGAGCGTTGAATATTAAATACTAA
- a CDS encoding RNA polymerase sigma factor → MLAKEFKTSVLPLSSKLHRYALYYTKNEEEAQDVVQDVFLKLWKKRKELKDIENLEAFAIRMIRNKCLDLFRSSTNKTYSLEDQTPNIGNEAHGDLNKELELSESAILIRKLIGELPELQMQVMKMRDIDQLKYEEIAEITTMNINAIRVNLSRARKKVRNELLKYQGYGIKGSQANSAKIL, encoded by the coding sequence ATGCTAGCCAAAGAATTTAAAACATCGGTATTACCCCTTAGCAGCAAACTTCATCGTTATGCGTTGTATTACACAAAAAACGAAGAAGAAGCACAGGATGTCGTTCAGGATGTATTCTTAAAACTTTGGAAGAAAAGAAAAGAGTTAAAAGATATTGAGAATTTGGAAGCATTTGCGATACGAATGATCCGAAATAAATGTCTTGATTTATTTCGATCGAGCACAAACAAAACCTATTCTCTGGAAGATCAAACACCCAATATCGGCAACGAGGCGCATGGCGACCTCAATAAAGAGTTGGAATTATCAGAGAGTGCCATACTGATCAGGAAACTTATTGGAGAGCTACCAGAGTTACAAATGCAAGTGATGAAAATGCGGGATATCGATCAACTGAAATATGAGGAAATTGCGGAGATTACAACAATGAATATTAACGCAATACGAGTTAACCTATCTCGTGCACGAAAAAAGGTTAGAAACGAATTGTTAAAATACCAAGGATATGGAATTAAAGGAAGTCAAGCAAATTCTGCAAAAATACTTTGA
- a CDS encoding sigma-54 dependent transcriptional regulator, protein MDTGKPFKIFVVEDDDWYNRLLVHNLSLIPEYEIESYTTGKDCIKNLSQEPDVVTLDYRLPDMKGLEVLKEIKAINEDIQVILISEQDDIEVVVELLRHGAYDYIVKSSDVKERLLNTINNIRKGSWLKKEIVTLRKEVKKKYSYQNTIIGNSPAAEKMFSLIEKATRTNISVTVTGETGTGKELVAKAIHYNSNRAKKPFVPVNVAAIPKDLIESELFGHEKGSFTGASSRRIGKFEEASSGTLFLDEIGEMDISLQAKLLRALQEKEINRVGSNEAVKVDCRIIIATNRNLLMEVQEGNFRQDLYYRLFGLPIELPPLRERGNDVIILAKHFIKSFCKENELDEKALSSEAGRKLLSYSFPGNIRELKSIVELAVTLSDHEEITKEDLVFGGQEMMDSLTNEECTMREYTIEIVNRFLSKYDNNIKLVAEKLDIGVATIYRMLKEEHK, encoded by the coding sequence ATGGATACTGGCAAACCATTTAAAATATTTGTTGTTGAAGACGACGATTGGTATAATCGACTTCTTGTCCATAACTTGTCGTTAATTCCTGAATACGAAATCGAATCGTACACCACCGGAAAAGACTGCATAAAAAACCTGAGTCAAGAACCGGATGTTGTGACCTTAGATTATCGGTTGCCGGATATGAAGGGGCTCGAAGTCCTGAAAGAGATCAAAGCGATCAACGAAGATATTCAGGTTATATTAATATCCGAACAAGACGATATTGAAGTCGTGGTTGAGCTACTTCGCCATGGTGCTTACGACTACATCGTGAAGTCGTCAGACGTGAAAGAACGACTATTGAATACCATAAATAACATTCGCAAAGGAAGTTGGCTCAAAAAAGAAATCGTTACACTTCGCAAAGAAGTTAAAAAGAAGTACAGCTACCAAAATACAATTATTGGCAACAGTCCTGCTGCCGAAAAGATGTTCTCTTTAATTGAAAAAGCCACACGCACCAATATTTCGGTTACAGTTACCGGCGAAACTGGTACGGGAAAAGAACTGGTAGCAAAAGCCATTCATTATAATTCCAACCGTGCAAAAAAGCCTTTTGTGCCTGTAAATGTTGCAGCAATCCCAAAAGACTTAATTGAAAGCGAGCTTTTCGGGCACGAAAAAGGTTCATTTACAGGTGCATCATCTCGCCGAATCGGAAAATTTGAAGAAGCAAGTAGTGGAACTCTTTTTCTGGATGAAATAGGTGAAATGGACATTTCTCTTCAGGCAAAACTACTTCGGGCTCTGCAAGAAAAAGAAATCAATCGGGTGGGAAGCAACGAAGCAGTAAAAGTTGACTGCCGAATCATTATTGCCACTAACCGCAACCTGCTGATGGAAGTTCAGGAAGGGAACTTCAGGCAAGACTTGTATTATCGCTTATTTGGCTTACCAATTGAACTTCCGCCACTTCGCGAGCGTGGAAACGATGTAATTATTTTAGCCAAGCACTTTATAAAAAGTTTTTGCAAGGAAAATGAGCTCGATGAGAAAGCATTAAGTTCCGAAGCGGGCAGAAAACTACTTTCCTATTCATTTCCGGGAAACATCAGGGAATTAAAGTCTATCGTTGAACTTGCAGTCACGCTTTCTGATCATGAAGAGATTACTAAAGAAGACCTCGTATTTGGCGGGCAAGAAATGATGGACAGTCTGACTAACGAGGAATGTACCATGCGCGAATACACTATTGAGATCGTTAATCGCTTTTTATCTAAATACGACAATAACATTAAATTGGTGGCCGAAAAACTTGATATTGGCGTAGCAACCATTTATCGTATGCTAAAAGAAGAACATAAATAA